From the Vibrio tubiashii ATCC 19109 genome, the window CCGGAACCGTCGAGGCTAACCCTAAACCTAACGCCGCGACTAACGGAACTGTGACCGTAGAAGTCGTCACTCCGCCGGAGTCGTAAGCAAGTGGGATAATAAGCTTTGGTGCATAAAAGGTTTGTATTACTACTACGATGTAACCGACGATAATGTAGTAATGAATGGGATCGCCAACGACAATCCGGTAGCTGCCCAAAGAAATCCCCACCGCAACGCCAATCGCCACTGCAATCCTCAATCCATTGACACTGATACTCCCACCAGAAACCTGATTGGCTTTAATCGCAACAGCTATCAGAGAGGGTTCTGCAATCGTGGTGCTAAAGCCAATGAAGAAGGCAAACAGATAAACCCAGTAGTAATCCATCCATTCAAACACAGTTCCAGCAGAGAGCTTGAACTGCTGAATAAAGCTTGGAGCGGTAAGCTGCTCAGCCATCGTCTCGCCAAGAGGAAACAACGCCAAATCGAGGCCGATTAAAAAAAGCGATAAGCCAAGAATGACATAGAAAAAACCGAGAATCACTTTCGGCAGGTTGGTTACAGGGCGTCTAAGAACGGCAAACTGAAAACCAAAAATGATGGTAGCTATCGGCAAAACATCGGTAATCGTACCAACAAAGGTATCTAAGAAATGAGTCCACTCGATCATGCCACCACCATTCCATAGACCATTACAAACATCATGGGTAACAGTGAGGCAAAAGCAATCAGACCGAATCCATCTATCATTGGATTACGCCCCTTAATCGCTGAAGCAAGACCGACACCGAGTGCTGTCACCAATGGTACAGTAATGGTTGAGGTCGTCACTCCACCAGAATCATAAGCCACACCAATAATGCTCTGTGGCGCAAACATAGTAAGAACCACCACACCGATGTAGCCGCCAATGATCATATATTGAATGGGCCACCCTTTGAGAATACGCAACACACCCAGCAATATCGCTATCCCAACGGATAAAGCGACGGTGTAGCGAAGTCCATTAGCGTAGTCCTCCATTGACTCTTCATTGTGGGCAATCATTCCTCCTTCTGCAGCCACTTCTGCCGCTTCATCGGCAACAGCAGTTAATGCAGGCTCTGCGACGGTGGTACCAAAACCTAAACAAAATGCAAAGATGAGCAGCCAAAATACGCTTCCCTTACGAGCAAAAGCTTGAGCCATGGTTTCACCGATGGGGAACAAGCCCATCTCTAAACCAAAGATAAAAAACGTTAAGCCAAAGACAACTAATACAAGACCAAACAAAATAGACAGTAAATTTGGGAGAGGCTCTTGTAAAACAACAAGCTGAAAAAAAGCAATGACAACAATGATGGGTAAAAGATCCCGTAAACTTCCTAGTAGCGCTTTAAATAACGCCGTCGCTGCTTCCACTGAACCTCCTTGCAAGTCAGTTAATCGCTAATCTTTTATCTAGCATGGCAAACAATTTCGTTTTCGGATGTGATACTCGCAACGTCGATAAGGATAAACGTAACAAAATGTGAATTTTGTGATATTGCCACGAGTGATCACATTTGCTGCTAAGTAACTATAATTAGTAACAATAGTTCACTATGGTTAAAATTGGACTTGTCTGCTCTGCATAAATAAGAGGATTAGAAATGAAGGTACTGCTCACTGGAGGAACCGGTTTTATCGGCCGAGAGTTGCTTAAGCATTTAACTACTCATGAAGTAGTCTTGCTTACTCGTGAGCCTAGACATGCCAAAATGCTCCTAAGCCATACCGACATGGGCAACGTAACTTACATTTCTTCACTGGATGATTTTCATCACCTCAATGATTTTGACGCCGTCATCAACCTCGCAGGCGAGCCAATAGCCAATAAGCGTTGGACTAAAAAGCAGAAAAAAAACATCTGTGATAGCCGCTGGAAACTGACCGAAACTTTGGTCGAACTTGTTCATGCCAGTACTACCCCACCTGAAGTCTTTATCAGTGGTTCTGCGGTAGGCTACTACGGAGACCAACAAGAACATCCTTTCGACGAAAGCCTTCATGTGAATTGCCAAGGCTTTCCACACCATGTGTGCAGCAAATGGGAGCAAATTGCTAACCGTGCCCGCTCTGAGATGACGCGTGTCTGCATTTTACGTACAGGTGTGGTACTCGCTCCTCAAGGAGGAGCTCTGCTGAAAATGCTTCCTCCTTACCGTTTGGGTTTAGGTGGACCATTGGGCCATGGTCGCCAATATATGCCTTGGATTCATATGTTGGATATGGTCCGCGGTATTATCTACTTGCTCGAAACCCCCCATGCTCACGGGGAGTTTAATCTCTGTGCGCCGCACCCTGTGTCGAATAAGCAGTTCAGCCAAACATTGGCTAAAACACTCAAGCGTCCACACCTTCTTTTCACGCCTAAATGGATAATGTCAGTGGCGATGGGAGAAAGCTCAGTACTACTGTTCGACAGTATTAGAGCCAAACCGAAGAAGTTAACTGAGCTCGGATTTCGCTTCAGTTACTCACGCCTTGAACCTGCACTAAAAAACTTGTTACAACACCATGAATAATCCAGTAACCTAACTCCAATTAAAAGAATCAATGGGTTAGATAGCGATGGATAAATCGATATTAATTACGGGCTGTTCAACCGGAATTGGCTATGTCTGTGCCCACGCTCTACATAAGCGAGGCTATCAAGTCATTGCATCTTGTCGCCAACAACAAGACGTTGAAAGACTGCAAGCAGAAGGACTCACCTGCATCCAGATAGATCTCACTGACAGCCAGAGCATTACCAAAGGGGTAGAGCAAGCATTAGCACTTACCAATGGCAAGCTTGATGCTCTGTTTAATAATGGGGCTTATGGCCAACCTGGAGCTCTAGAAGACCTGCCTACCGATGGTTTAAGAGAACAGTTCGAAACCAACTTTTTTGGTTGGCACCAATTGGTATGCGAACTCCTTCCAACCATGCGCAAACAAGGTTATGGCCGAATTGTTCAAAACAGTTCAGTGCTCGGCTTTGCGGCGATGAAGTATCGCGGTGCATACAATGCTTCTAAGTTTGCGATTGAAGGTTGGAGCGACACGTTAAGACTCGAACTAATGGATACCGATATCCACATAAGCCT encodes:
- a CDS encoding DUF1538 domain-containing protein; amino-acid sequence: MIEWTHFLDTFVGTITDVLPIATIIFGFQFAVLRRPVTNLPKVILGFFYVILGLSLFLIGLDLALFPLGETMAEQLTAPSFIQQFKLSAGTVFEWMDYYWVYLFAFFIGFSTTIAEPSLIAVAIKANQVSGGSISVNGLRIAVAIGVAVGISLGSYRIVVGDPIHYYIIVGYIVVVIQTFYAPKLIIPLAYDSGGVTTSTVTVPLVAALGLGLASTVPGRNPMIDGFGLIAFASLFPMISVMGYAQITQRLNKGAEREDEENAL
- a CDS encoding DUF1538 domain-containing protein → MEAATALFKALLGSLRDLLPIIVVIAFFQLVVLQEPLPNLLSILFGLVLVVFGLTFFIFGLEMGLFPIGETMAQAFARKGSVFWLLIFAFCLGFGTTVAEPALTAVADEAAEVAAEGGMIAHNEESMEDYANGLRYTVALSVGIAILLGVLRILKGWPIQYMIIGGYIGVVVLTMFAPQSIIGVAYDSGGVTTSTITVPLVTALGVGLASAIKGRNPMIDGFGLIAFASLLPMMFVMVYGMVVA
- a CDS encoding TIGR01777 family oxidoreductase is translated as MKVLLTGGTGFIGRELLKHLTTHEVVLLTREPRHAKMLLSHTDMGNVTYISSLDDFHHLNDFDAVINLAGEPIANKRWTKKQKKNICDSRWKLTETLVELVHASTTPPEVFISGSAVGYYGDQQEHPFDESLHVNCQGFPHHVCSKWEQIANRARSEMTRVCILRTGVVLAPQGGALLKMLPPYRLGLGGPLGHGRQYMPWIHMLDMVRGIIYLLETPHAHGEFNLCAPHPVSNKQFSQTLAKTLKRPHLLFTPKWIMSVAMGESSVLLFDSIRAKPKKLTELGFRFSYSRLEPALKNLLQHHE
- a CDS encoding SDR family oxidoreductase → MDKSILITGCSTGIGYVCAHALHKRGYQVIASCRQQQDVERLQAEGLTCIQIDLTDSQSITKGVEQALALTNGKLDALFNNGAYGQPGALEDLPTDGLREQFETNFFGWHQLVCELLPTMRKQGYGRIVQNSSVLGFAAMKYRGAYNASKFAIEGWSDTLRLELMDTDIHISLIEPGPIETEFRSNALIAFKKWITVEGSAHEKQYRQQMERLNNDTSSNAFVLPAESCIDPLVHALEAKRPKIRYRITTPTKVFAVLKRLLPTRVLDKILRQAA